A window from Chloroflexota bacterium encodes these proteins:
- a CDS encoding metal-sensitive transcriptional regulator, producing the protein MPSRADQEKLIKDRLSRIEGQIRGIQRMIDEGRQCDDILTQVLAARTALERTAGEIVGTYIDECMTGNPPDEARSRLQRTVKLLTRVS; encoded by the coding sequence ATGCCATCGCGCGCTGACCAGGAGAAGCTGATCAAGGATCGCCTGTCGCGGATCGAGGGTCAGATCAGGGGCATCCAGCGGATGATCGACGAGGGGCGTCAGTGCGACGACATCCTCACCCAGGTGCTGGCCGCTCGCACGGCGCTCGAACGCACGGCCGGCGAGATCGTCGGCACCTACATCGACGAGTGCATGACCGGGAACCCGCCAGACGAGGCCCGCTCGCGCCTCCAGCGGACGGTCAAACTGCTGACTCGCGTCTCGTAG
- a CDS encoding thiamine pyrophosphate-requiring protein — translation MKGIDAIAQVLKIEGVEYLFSYPNHPLIEAAAKVGIRPIIGRSEKTLINIADGYTRALNGTKPTVVVVQGGPGIENAFGGLAQAAADGVPMLVMPGGGDAKRLGSGEFDPLPVYNHIMKWTGRINLVERIPELMTRAFSQLRNGKLGPVLLEIPRDTGNAETDDPNGVYVPPKKYRSGADATDVSAAVDLLLAAKRPVLHVGHGALWAEAWDEVRELAEMLQIPVMTTMAGKSAFPEDHPLALGAGGHTMTQSAAAFLVKSDLVFGIGCSFAKGSFSFPIPDGKKIVQIVTDGRDLNKDHIVTHAVIGDAKLVLRQIINEVGKRGAKGPNGVADEVRQAKNEFLDEWLPRLTADTAPISPYRVIWDLLHTCDRRNTVVTHDSGNPRDQTLPFFEAVAPRGYIGWGKSTQLGTGYGVAMGAKLAFPDKLCVNIMGDLAFGTAGMEIETAFRERLPIMTVLLNNSVLGGYSNYMPVASEKFDSNKLTGNYTEVAKGLGAYSEKVTNPADVKGAFERGIQATRDGRPVLLEFITREEPVFPECNRVIREATERELARA, via the coding sequence ATGAAGGGCATTGATGCCATCGCACAAGTCCTCAAGATCGAGGGCGTCGAGTACCTGTTCTCGTATCCGAACCACCCGCTGATCGAGGCCGCCGCGAAGGTCGGCATTCGTCCGATCATCGGCCGCAGCGAGAAGACCCTCATCAACATTGCGGACGGCTACACCCGCGCGCTGAACGGCACGAAGCCGACGGTCGTCGTGGTGCAGGGCGGCCCGGGCATCGAGAACGCCTTCGGCGGCCTGGCGCAGGCGGCGGCGGACGGCGTGCCGATGCTGGTGATGCCGGGCGGCGGCGATGCGAAGCGGCTCGGCTCGGGTGAGTTCGACCCGCTGCCCGTCTACAACCACATCATGAAGTGGACCGGCCGCATCAACCTCGTGGAGCGTATCCCCGAGCTGATGACCCGTGCCTTCTCGCAGCTCCGGAACGGCAAGCTCGGCCCGGTGCTGCTCGAGATCCCCCGCGACACTGGCAACGCCGAGACGGACGACCCGAACGGCGTCTACGTCCCGCCGAAGAAGTACCGCTCGGGCGCGGACGCCACCGATGTGTCGGCGGCGGTCGACCTGCTCCTGGCGGCGAAGCGGCCGGTCCTGCACGTCGGCCACGGCGCCCTCTGGGCCGAGGCCTGGGACGAGGTCCGCGAGCTGGCCGAGATGCTCCAGATCCCGGTCATGACCACCATGGCCGGCAAGAGCGCGTTCCCCGAGGATCATCCGCTGGCGCTCGGCGCGGGCGGCCACACGATGACCCAGAGCGCGGCGGCCTTCCTCGTCAAGTCCGACCTGGTCTTTGGCATCGGCTGCAGCTTCGCCAAGGGCTCGTTCTCGTTCCCGATTCCGGACGGCAAGAAGATCGTCCAGATCGTGACCGATGGCCGTGACCTGAACAAGGACCACATCGTCACGCACGCCGTCATCGGCGATGCCAAACTGGTGCTGCGCCAGATCATCAACGAGGTCGGCAAGCGCGGCGCGAAGGGGCCGAATGGCGTGGCCGACGAGGTTCGCCAGGCCAAGAACGAGTTCCTGGATGAGTGGCTGCCGCGCCTGACAGCGGACACCGCGCCGATCAGCCCATACCGCGTGATCTGGGATCTGCTCCACACCTGCGACCGGCGCAATACCGTCGTCACCCACGACTCGGGCAACCCGCGCGACCAGACCCTGCCGTTCTTCGAGGCGGTCGCCCCGCGCGGCTACATCGGCTGGGGCAAGTCCACCCAGCTTGGCACCGGCTACGGCGTCGCGATGGGCGCGAAGCTGGCGTTCCCCGACAAGCTCTGCGTCAACATCATGGGCGACCTGGCGTTCGGCACGGCCGGCATGGAGATCGAGACGGCCTTCCGCGAGCGGCTGCCGATCATGACGGTCCTGCTGAACAACTCGGTGCTGGGCGGCTACAGCAACTACATGCCGGTCGCCAGCGAGAAGTTCGACTCGAACAAGCTGACCGGGAACTACACCGAGGTCGCCAAGGGCCTCGGGGCGTACTCGGAGAAGGTCACCAACCCGGCCGACGTGAAGGGCGCGTTCGAGCGCGGCATCCAGGCGACGCGAGACGGTCGCCCGGTCCTGCTTGAGTTCATCACCCGCGAGGAGCCGGTCTTCCCTGAGTGCAACCGCGTGATCCGCGAGGCGACGGAGCGCGAGCTGGCTCGCGCGTAA
- a CDS encoding copper resistance protein CopC: MLRRFAGGRQVAALALALGLVLSSAVSAFAHARFERTEPPITAPFDGSPITVKAYFSQELTSKSSIRVVDANGVQVDLGDGHVDLDDPIRKTMLVSLPALPVGVYTIEYQADSAEDGHGEPGMAQFGVGMLPAGAEQPATTDEYGPTGLSPEMARPLTQ; the protein is encoded by the coding sequence ATGCTTCGCAGATTCGCTGGCGGTCGTCAGGTGGCAGCGCTGGCATTGGCATTGGGGCTGGTGCTGTCGAGCGCCGTGAGTGCGTTCGCGCACGCGCGGTTCGAGCGTACCGAGCCGCCGATCACCGCGCCGTTTGACGGCTCGCCCATCACCGTGAAGGCCTATTTCTCGCAGGAGCTCACGTCGAAGAGCTCCATCCGCGTCGTCGACGCGAACGGCGTACAGGTTGACCTCGGCGATGGTCACGTTGACCTGGATGATCCGATCCGCAAGACGATGCTGGTCAGCCTGCCGGCGCTGCCGGTCGGCGTCTACACCATCGAATACCAGGCCGACTCCGCCGAGGACGGCCACGGCGAGCCGGGCATGGCGCAGTTTGGCGTCGGCATGCTGCCAGCCGGGGCCGAGCAGCCCGCCACCACCGACGAGTACGGCCCGACGGGCCTCTCGCCGGAGATGGCGCGTCCGCTGACTCAGTAG
- a CDS encoding YqhA family protein — protein MNRAAVDSRPRPDPADRQDGTSERSHLAFDGRGQRHPTPAAPFSELIGRSRFVVLLAVASVLLISMALFVVGAAMAVRGVVEAFQAVVTGQQASSAITVDLLEVVSVMLKAVVFYLIGIGFYSLFIAPLNVAAALGITTFNDLEIKVVSVIVVILGITFLEHYIRWEQAVETLLFGVSLAVVVAALVYFQRHSHREAVEAEHEHASMRVRAQRRLFHQDEEEREVQPDEAVEHERVEER, from the coding sequence ATGAACCGTGCTGCCGTTGATTCACGACCCCGGCCAGACCCGGCGGACCGCCAGGATGGAACGTCTGAGCGATCTCACCTCGCGTTCGACGGGCGCGGTCAGCGCCATCCGACGCCGGCAGCACCGTTCTCGGAGCTGATCGGCCGCTCGCGCTTCGTCGTGCTGCTCGCCGTCGCCAGCGTTCTGCTGATCTCGATGGCCCTGTTCGTCGTCGGCGCAGCGATGGCGGTGCGCGGCGTAGTCGAGGCGTTCCAGGCCGTCGTGACGGGCCAGCAAGCGTCGTCGGCGATCACCGTCGACCTGCTCGAAGTGGTCAGCGTGATGCTCAAAGCCGTCGTGTTCTACCTGATCGGGATCGGCTTCTACAGCCTGTTCATCGCGCCGCTCAATGTGGCGGCCGCACTCGGGATCACGACCTTCAACGACCTGGAGATCAAGGTCGTGAGCGTGATCGTCGTGATCCTGGGCATCACGTTCCTCGAACACTACATCCGCTGGGAGCAGGCCGTCGAGACGCTGCTGTTCGGGGTCAGTCTCGCGGTGGTGGTGGCCGCGCTCGTCTACTTTCAGCGGCACAGCCACCGCGAGGCCGTCGAGGCCGAGCACGAGCATGCGTCGATGCGGGTGCGCGCGCAACGCCGGCTCTTCCACCAGGATGAAGAGGAGCGGGAAGTCCAGCCCGATGAGGCCGTGGAGCACGAGCGCGTGGAGGAGCGCTAG
- a CDS encoding uracil-DNA glycosylase, giving the protein MTTEQTRLDLIADLHERIVDCRACHTAGYVSGVRPLRHPWSERQRTMIVGQAPGSQTEARRFHFAGPGGLLLGRWLAQAGYDPDGWREQCYITSLTRCFPGKAPKGSGDRKPSPAELALCRPFLEAELRLIRPRVVLAVGGMAIEHLLGATGKRPLHEIVGEVIEIDGRPIVPLPHPSGVSRWLNAPANRALVDAALARLSELRQSLDL; this is encoded by the coding sequence GTGACCACCGAGCAGACTCGCCTCGACCTGATCGCCGATCTTCACGAACGCATCGTTGACTGCCGTGCCTGCCACACCGCCGGATACGTCAGCGGAGTCCGCCCGCTGCGCCATCCCTGGTCCGAGCGCCAGCGCACGATGATCGTCGGGCAGGCGCCAGGGTCGCAAACGGAGGCCCGGCGGTTCCACTTCGCCGGGCCGGGCGGCCTGCTGCTCGGCCGCTGGCTGGCGCAGGCCGGCTACGATCCCGATGGCTGGCGGGAGCAGTGCTACATCACGTCGCTGACGCGCTGCTTTCCGGGTAAAGCGCCGAAGGGCAGCGGCGACCGCAAGCCCTCACCCGCCGAGCTGGCGCTGTGCCGGCCGTTCCTGGAGGCCGAGCTTCGGCTGATCCGGCCGCGCGTCGTGCTGGCCGTGGGCGGGATGGCCATCGAGCACTTGCTGGGCGCGACGGGCAAACGACCGCTGCACGAGATCGTGGGTGAGGTGATCGAGATCGACGGCCGGCCGATCGTCCCGCTGCCCCACCCGTCAGGCGTCAGCCGCTGGTTGAACGCGCCGGCCAACCGGGCGCTGGTCGACGCTGCCCTGGCGCGGCTCTCGGAGCTGCGGCAGTCACTCGACCTGTAG
- the hisB gene encoding imidazoleglycerol-phosphate dehydratase HisB, whose amino-acid sequence MTVASETPAGHRTAHIRRETKETTIDLSLDLDGTGQADISTGIGFLDHMLDALARHSRIDLTVRASGDLHIDAHHTAEDIAIVLGQALDRALGDKKGLRRFADAICPLDEALSQVVLDLSGRGFAAIDLPFRGERVGQLPTEMIPHFLYSFAIEGRLTLHVRLLAGENDHHRAEATFKALARCLDIATRIDPRIASQVPSTKGAL is encoded by the coding sequence ATGACCGTAGCGTCCGAGACACCCGCCGGCCACCGCACCGCCCACATCCGCCGCGAGACCAAAGAGACGACCATCGATCTGAGCCTTGACCTCGACGGGACCGGTCAGGCCGACATCTCGACGGGCATCGGCTTTCTCGATCACATGCTCGACGCGCTCGCGCGGCACTCGCGGATCGACCTCACCGTGCGCGCGAGCGGCGACCTCCACATCGACGCGCACCACACCGCCGAGGACATCGCCATCGTGCTCGGTCAGGCGCTCGACCGGGCGCTGGGCGACAAGAAGGGGCTGCGGCGTTTCGCCGACGCCATCTGCCCGCTGGACGAGGCGCTGTCTCAGGTGGTGCTCGACCTGAGCGGGCGCGGGTTCGCCGCCATCGACCTCCCATTCCGGGGTGAGCGGGTCGGGCAGCTGCCCACCGAGATGATCCCGCACTTCCTCTACTCGTTCGCCATCGAGGGGCGGCTGACACTCCACGTACGCCTGCTGGCTGGCGAGAACGACCACCACCGCGCCGAAGCAACCTTCAAGGCCCTGGCGCGCTGCCTGGACATCGCGACCAGGATCGACCCACGGATCGCGTCGCAGGTGCCGTCAACCAAGGGCGCGCTGTAA
- a CDS encoding DUF3552 domain-containing protein: MSSIPDVALVLVPIAALVLGFGIAYKLSRREPPPRDDLLAGARSELEERLRSARSQALEIRAEAEATVRQTLTSLEEVEQRLLRREERLDGRMDGLVGREATLATRESGQNERYGAAESHLEEQRSAFEAIAALAPSDARRTLLERVAPSARERSASRAEAVLEEASDAFQRVRARPAALAVQRSASELVGEFALVPVPIPREEIKGRIIGREGRNIKAFESMTGVELVIDDAPDVVTLSGFDPFRREVARLALLDLVDDGRIHPGRVEDAVKRARESLEHALREEGQRAADAAGAGHVPPEIADLLGRLGLFRGETENALEMAVRLSGIAAAIATELRGDARVVRRAALLSGIGRAVGPEAGGSVDAITADVLARASESQAVIAALKPPTDLYPLVTADQASIWLARALVEGWHASRDESPTRRVDAVERAAAIVPGVSEAQAFQVGTRVRLFVRPAEQLDTVGRIQLARAVLEKVDASLGPRVGLTLAFLVGRNRHRGEGGGNNGAARPESGRHQGGRRSGRRG, from the coding sequence GTGAGCTCCATTCCAGATGTGGCGCTTGTGCTCGTCCCGATTGCAGCGCTCGTGCTGGGATTTGGGATCGCGTACAAACTGTCGCGGCGCGAGCCTCCGCCCCGCGACGACCTGCTTGCCGGCGCTCGCAGCGAGCTTGAGGAGCGGTTGCGGTCCGCGCGCAGCCAGGCCCTGGAGATCCGCGCAGAAGCTGAGGCAACGGTTCGGCAGACGCTGACCTCCCTCGAAGAGGTCGAGCAGCGTCTGCTTCGGCGTGAAGAGCGGCTCGACGGGCGGATGGACGGGCTGGTAGGCCGCGAGGCCACGCTCGCCACTCGCGAGTCCGGCCAGAACGAGCGGTACGGCGCTGCCGAGTCCCACCTGGAGGAGCAGCGGTCGGCGTTCGAGGCGATTGCTGCACTGGCCCCGAGCGATGCCCGCCGTACGCTGCTGGAGCGGGTAGCGCCGAGCGCGCGCGAGCGGTCGGCCTCCCGCGCCGAGGCCGTGCTCGAAGAGGCGTCCGACGCCTTCCAGCGGGTGCGGGCGCGGCCGGCTGCCCTGGCCGTCCAGCGCTCGGCCAGCGAACTGGTGGGCGAGTTCGCGCTGGTGCCTGTGCCGATCCCGCGCGAAGAGATCAAGGGGCGAATCATCGGGCGGGAGGGCCGCAACATCAAGGCGTTCGAGTCGATGACCGGCGTCGAGCTGGTGATCGACGATGCCCCCGACGTCGTCACCCTCTCTGGCTTCGACCCGTTCCGGCGGGAGGTCGCTCGCCTCGCGTTGCTCGACCTCGTGGACGACGGCCGGATTCATCCGGGTCGGGTCGAGGACGCCGTGAAGCGGGCGCGCGAGTCGCTGGAGCATGCGCTGCGCGAGGAAGGCCAGCGGGCGGCCGACGCTGCCGGCGCCGGCCACGTTCCCCCGGAGATCGCGGATCTGCTGGGGCGGCTGGGCCTTTTCCGAGGCGAGACCGAGAACGCCCTGGAGATGGCCGTCCGGCTGTCGGGCATTGCCGCCGCCATCGCCACGGAGCTGCGCGGCGACGCACGGGTGGTGCGGCGGGCCGCGCTGCTCAGCGGGATCGGACGGGCGGTCGGTCCGGAGGCCGGCGGCTCGGTCGATGCGATCACCGCCGACGTGCTGGCCCGGGCGAGCGAGTCGCAGGCGGTCATCGCCGCGCTGAAGCCTCCGACCGACCTCTATCCGCTGGTGACTGCCGATCAGGCATCGATCTGGCTGGCGCGGGCGCTGGTGGAGGGGTGGCACGCCTCGCGAGATGAGTCCCCGACCCGACGCGTGGATGCCGTCGAGCGGGCGGCTGCGATCGTCCCTGGCGTCAGCGAGGCCCAGGCGTTCCAGGTGGGCACCCGGGTGCGGCTGTTCGTGCGGCCGGCCGAGCAACTGGACACGGTGGGCCGCATCCAGCTCGCACGGGCCGTGCTGGAGAAGGTCGATGCCTCGCTCGGGCCGCGCGTCGGGCTGACGCTGGCATTCCTGGTCGGCCGGAACCGCCACCGCGGCGAGGGTGGCGGCAACAACGGAGCCGCCAGACCGGAGAGCGGCCGGCACCAGGGCGGCAGGCGCTCGGGGCGTCGCGGCTGA
- a CDS encoding copper resistance protein CopC, translating to MTGLRRHHPAGVTVRVLVAVCAVLLLLGSGVGARPASAHALYERSQPATGGRLETPGQIQVWFTEPVEPAFSEIEVLDTSRKRVDLQDSHAAPGEPKALVVSVPELPDGTYMVAWRALSAVDGHVTRGVFPLVVGAGGLQISLEEEPVYLPAPLDVLARWVMYFGALALAGGYLFRRVVATPALASVGATATLAAFVARQRRLGLWLCLVVGLSMVLGMLVQAANAANVEIWQALGSPVVRLLGTQIGAIWLTRLGWLAILALVLWRAPGRFGDWAGAIVGSCMLLAISLISHAAAVPSGAWLAIGLDWLHQLGAAAWIGGLFSFALLMIVTRVGPDRQRLPALLATMVPRFTTVAVGSVVVLVLTGLFHSWLQVKSISALGTVHGLSLTVKVLFILPMLVLGGLNMAVWRPRLAALLGGRRAGQSAPAEQMAGRLGRAVTIEAALAIVVLLATAVLTAVQPAREEYARKVRPLELTAQATDVNVRLTMTPARPGPNEFVADLTGAVAPPNEIQRVQLRFTNLDDDLGASLLTLTPRDDGTFGAVSTNVTVDGTWQIEVIVRRRGLDDVRTAFRAPVVTPDAAAQPPSLEGLPNPGNLPPRQLVSIALMATGLALTYWISRTRDVRQRERATLYAASFAVVMIGGVLYARAAVTPALPQDVRSLRNPFPPDTASIARGRELYEQQCASCHGLAGRGDGPLAASLRPRPADFRVHMAAGHTDGELFTWLSRGVPGTAMPAFEAQLAEQDRWHLVNFIRGFAPTNE from the coding sequence ATGACTGGCTTGCGTCGTCATCATCCAGCTGGCGTGACCGTCCGCGTGCTCGTCGCGGTGTGCGCGGTGCTGCTCCTGCTCGGGAGCGGCGTCGGCGCGCGGCCGGCGTCGGCGCACGCGCTGTACGAGCGTTCCCAACCGGCGACCGGTGGACGTTTGGAGACGCCCGGCCAGATCCAGGTCTGGTTCACGGAGCCAGTCGAGCCGGCCTTCAGCGAGATCGAAGTCCTGGATACCAGCCGCAAGCGGGTCGATCTCCAGGACAGCCACGCCGCGCCCGGCGAACCGAAGGCGCTCGTCGTCAGCGTTCCGGAGCTGCCGGACGGCACCTACATGGTGGCGTGGCGGGCGCTCTCAGCCGTCGACGGCCACGTGACGCGCGGCGTCTTCCCGCTGGTGGTCGGGGCTGGCGGCCTCCAGATCTCTCTGGAGGAAGAACCGGTCTACCTGCCTGCACCGCTTGACGTGCTCGCACGGTGGGTCATGTACTTCGGAGCGTTGGCGTTGGCGGGCGGATACCTCTTCCGCCGAGTCGTCGCCACACCGGCGCTGGCCTCCGTCGGAGCTACGGCGACGCTCGCCGCGTTCGTCGCGCGCCAGCGGCGGCTGGGACTGTGGCTCTGCCTCGTCGTCGGGCTGTCGATGGTGCTGGGCATGCTGGTGCAGGCCGCCAATGCCGCCAACGTCGAGATCTGGCAGGCGCTCGGTTCGCCGGTCGTCAGGCTGCTCGGCACCCAGATCGGCGCGATCTGGCTCACCCGTCTGGGCTGGCTGGCGATCCTGGCGCTGGTGCTCTGGCGCGCGCCCGGCCGATTCGGCGACTGGGCTGGCGCGATCGTCGGGTCGTGCATGCTGCTGGCGATCAGCCTGATCAGCCACGCGGCGGCCGTGCCCAGCGGCGCATGGCTGGCCATCGGACTGGACTGGCTGCACCAGTTGGGCGCGGCGGCATGGATCGGCGGGCTGTTCAGCTTCGCCCTGCTGATGATCGTGACGCGGGTCGGCCCTGACCGTCAGCGGCTGCCGGCGCTCCTGGCGACGATGGTCCCTCGGTTCACCACCGTCGCCGTTGGGTCCGTGGTCGTCCTGGTGCTGACGGGACTGTTCCACTCCTGGCTGCAGGTCAAGAGTATCAGCGCACTCGGGACCGTCCACGGTCTGTCGCTGACGGTTAAGGTGCTGTTCATCCTGCCGATGCTCGTGCTCGGCGGCCTCAATATGGCGGTCTGGCGTCCGCGTCTCGCCGCCCTGCTCGGCGGCCGTCGGGCGGGCCAGTCCGCGCCGGCCGAGCAGATGGCCGGTCGGCTCGGGCGCGCCGTCACCATCGAGGCGGCCCTGGCCATTGTGGTGCTGCTGGCCACAGCCGTGCTGACGGCGGTGCAGCCGGCGCGCGAGGAGTACGCTCGCAAGGTGCGGCCCCTGGAGCTGACGGCCCAGGCGACCGACGTGAACGTGCGGCTGACGATGACACCGGCCCGGCCCGGCCCGAACGAGTTCGTGGCCGATCTGACGGGCGCGGTGGCCCCACCAAACGAGATTCAGCGCGTCCAGTTGCGGTTCACCAACCTGGACGACGACCTTGGCGCGAGCCTGCTGACGCTGACGCCGCGCGACGACGGCACGTTTGGCGCGGTCAGCACCAACGTGACGGTGGACGGCACCTGGCAGATCGAGGTGATCGTGCGCCGACGCGGCCTCGACGACGTGCGAACGGCGTTCCGTGCGCCGGTCGTCACCCCGGATGCGGCGGCACAACCGCCCTCGCTGGAGGGCCTGCCGAACCCGGGCAATCTCCCGCCGCGCCAACTGGTGTCGATTGCGCTGATGGCGACCGGCCTCGCCCTGACCTACTGGATCTCGCGCACGCGCGATGTCCGGCAGCGGGAGCGCGCCACGCTCTACGCGGCGAGCTTCGCGGTGGTGATGATCGGCGGCGTCCTCTATGCGCGCGCGGCGGTAACTCCCGCGCTGCCGCAGGACGTTCGCTCGCTCCGCAACCCGTTCCCGCCAGATACGGCGTCCATCGCGCGGGGCCGCGAGCTGTACGAGCAGCAGTGCGCCTCCTGTCACGGTCTCGCGGGGCGCGGCGACGGTCCGCTGGCGGCCTCGTTGCGCCCGCGCCCGGCCGACTTCCGGGTCCACATGGCGGCCGGCCACACCGACGGTGAGCTGTTCACCTGGCTCTCGCGCGGCGTGCCCGGCACCGCGATGCCGGCCTTCGAGGCGCAACTGGCCGAGCAGGACCGCTGGCACCTCGTGAACTTCATCCGGGGCTTCGCGCCGACCAACGAGTGA
- the moaD gene encoding molybdopterin converting factor subunit 1 has protein sequence MTLRIRLFASFREAVGTGSLTWDAPAGATVADVVAALQAAYPKLGPASDRALLAVNQEYVGAEYRLSDGDELALIPPVSGG, from the coding sequence GTGACGCTTCGCATCCGCCTCTTCGCTTCGTTTCGCGAGGCCGTGGGAACCGGCTCGCTGACCTGGGATGCGCCCGCCGGAGCAACTGTCGCGGATGTGGTCGCGGCGCTGCAGGCGGCGTACCCGAAGCTTGGACCAGCCTCTGACCGCGCGCTGCTGGCTGTGAACCAGGAGTATGTCGGCGCGGAGTATCGCCTGTCCGACGGCGACGAGCTGGCGCTGATCCCGCCAGTCAGCGGCGGCTGA
- a CDS encoding GAF domain-containing protein codes for MVDISTTQGGDFVGRDRTFDDLLDFLAREAVGDMEADRSSIFLLDEARQELWSRVALGMGQQILRFPSNRGIAGHVATTGEVLNVQDPYADARFNPAVDRQTGYRTRSILCGPLRARDGRIVGVLQVLNKRGDGPFVADDVKRFERVSTRCALAIENALTYDRLRQAEAGGQLVLTATPKVLVADADATIVGKIRELLEDDLTVLHAVDLSELIATAEDSRPDIVLLSVGGDGRDGVTACKLLRSCPAIGETPIIVLTPPGHPEHVVAAIEAGANDYLLRPFAPAQLRAKTHTWLLRSGSGPTR; via the coding sequence GTGGTCGACATCAGCACAACGCAGGGTGGAGACTTCGTCGGGCGAGATCGCACGTTTGACGACTTGCTCGATTTCCTCGCCCGCGAGGCCGTCGGCGACATGGAAGCCGACCGCTCGTCGATCTTCCTGCTCGACGAGGCGCGCCAGGAGCTGTGGTCGCGCGTGGCGCTGGGGATGGGGCAGCAGATTCTCCGCTTCCCATCCAACCGGGGCATCGCCGGCCACGTCGCGACGACCGGCGAGGTGCTGAACGTTCAAGACCCGTACGCCGACGCCCGCTTCAACCCGGCCGTCGACCGTCAGACCGGCTACCGCACCCGCAGCATCCTGTGTGGGCCGCTGCGGGCGCGTGACGGACGGATCGTCGGGGTGCTGCAGGTGCTCAACAAGCGCGGCGACGGCCCGTTTGTCGCCGACGATGTCAAGCGCTTTGAGCGCGTCTCGACCCGCTGTGCCCTGGCGATTGAGAACGCCCTGACGTACGACCGGCTCCGGCAGGCCGAGGCCGGCGGCCAACTCGTGCTGACGGCGACGCCGAAAGTGCTGGTGGCCGATGCCGACGCCACGATTGTCGGCAAGATCCGCGAGCTGCTCGAAGATGATCTGACCGTGCTGCACGCCGTCGACCTGTCCGAGCTGATCGCGACGGCCGAGGACAGCCGCCCGGACATCGTGCTGCTGAGCGTCGGCGGGGACGGCCGCGACGGCGTGACCGCCTGCAAGCTGCTGCGCTCCTGTCCTGCCATTGGCGAGACTCCCATCATCGTGCTGACGCCGCCCGGCCATCCAGAGCACGTGGTCGCGGCTATCGAGGCCGGCGCGAACGACTACCTGCTGCGGCCCTTCGCCCCGGCCCAGCTTCGCGCCAAGACCCACACCTGGCTGCTGCGCTCCGGGAGCGGCCCCACGCGCTGA
- a CDS encoding dehydrogenase — protein MSETFRVGLTRDFLKPDGTLSLGDIGLDLLDAAPGVERQFLPEDVPELRPSDLAGFDAILVLAPRVTAASLAGNERLAIVARFGVGYETIDVDACTERGIVLTITPDGVRRPVATSVLTLMLALTHKLLIKHELTRAGRWAEKLDHMGMGLTGRTLGVIGLGNIGRDVFKLAAPLEMRHLTFDPWVTPAQARAGGATLVDLDTLLRESDVVSVNCPLTPDTHHLLNRERLGLMKPTAYLINTARGPIVDQRALYDVLRERRIAGAALDVFDPEPPDPSDPLLQLDNVILAPHGICWTDECFHGNGSSACRSILDIAGGRTPTHVVNRAALDSPRFRAKLQRLASRAAGNE, from the coding sequence ATGTCGGAGACGTTCCGGGTCGGCCTGACCCGCGACTTCCTGAAGCCCGATGGGACGCTCAGTCTGGGCGACATCGGCCTGGACTTGCTGGACGCCGCGCCGGGCGTCGAGCGTCAATTCCTGCCCGAGGATGTGCCAGAGCTCCGCCCGTCCGATCTGGCCGGCTTCGACGCGATCCTGGTGCTCGCGCCACGAGTCACGGCGGCGAGCCTGGCAGGGAACGAGCGGCTCGCCATCGTCGCGCGGTTCGGCGTGGGCTACGAGACCATCGACGTGGACGCCTGCACCGAACGCGGCATCGTGCTGACCATCACCCCGGACGGCGTCCGCCGCCCGGTCGCCACGTCGGTTCTCACCCTGATGCTGGCGCTGACCCACAAGCTGCTGATCAAACACGAGCTGACGCGCGCGGGCCGCTGGGCTGAGAAGCTCGATCACATGGGGATGGGCCTGACCGGGCGGACCCTGGGCGTGATCGGGCTGGGCAACATCGGGCGGGACGTTTTCAAGCTCGCCGCGCCGTTGGAGATGCGCCACCTGACGTTCGATCCGTGGGTGACGCCCGCGCAAGCCCGGGCCGGCGGCGCGACACTGGTCGATCTGGACACGCTGCTGCGTGAATCCGACGTGGTCTCCGTCAACTGCCCGCTGACGCCCGACACGCACCACCTGCTCAATCGGGAACGGCTCGGGCTGATGAAGCCGACCGCCTACCTGATCAACACGGCGCGCGGCCCAATCGTCGATCAGCGGGCGCTCTACGACGTGCTCCGGGAGCGTCGCATCGCCGGCGCGGCTCTCGACGTGTTTGACCCCGAGCCGCCGGACCCCTCCGACCCGCTGCTGCAGCTCGACAACGTCATCCTCGCGCCGCACGGCATTTGCTGGACCGACGAGTGCTTCCACGGCAACGGTTCCAGCGCCTGCCGCTCGATCCTCGATATCGCCGGCGGTCGGACGCCGACCCATGTGGTCAACCGGGCGGCGCTCGACAGCCCGCGTTTCCGGGCGAAGCTGCAACGGCTAGCCAGCAGGGCCGCCGGCAACGAATAA